In Paenibacillus sonchi, a single genomic region encodes these proteins:
- a CDS encoding right-handed parallel beta-helix repeat-containing protein: protein MLKFGKTLIVGLSLAVLGAVIGDMKAPAAYAEGPDYYVATTGSDTNPGTSSAPFKTLQHAADVAVAGSTVYVRGGVYHQKLKITGSGSAKAGPITFTSYNSETAVIDGTGLSVSGAEGIVDLTDANYITIQGFEIRNYTTAAKNVMPAGIYVHGSGSYITLANNKIHDIKNTSTPAGSDLQGRDAHGIAVYGTKAPASINNVRISGNELYNLVLGSSESLVLNGNVDTFSVTNNIIHDNDNIGIDIIGYEGTAPNPSYDQARNGLVSGNRVYNITSNHNPSYGKKLPNNSNSAGGIYVDGGKDSIIERNYSYNNDIGIEIASEHSGKSTSNITIRSNMVYGNRQTGIAMGGYDNQRGSTVNCTIVNNTLYKNDTIGAGAGQLYVQYDTKNNTIKNNIFVAGSTDVLIYNEYTKNSGNVVEYNLYYAPGGSSGANWTWKNTGYTGFAAYKSGTGNDAHSLFADPKFVNVSLSNFHLQTASPAIDAGSADTAVIGTLDIDGQARVQGAKVNIGADE, encoded by the coding sequence GTGTTGAAGTTCGGGAAAACATTGATTGTAGGGTTAAGCCTGGCGGTGCTGGGTGCAGTAATCGGGGACATGAAGGCGCCTGCAGCTTATGCTGAGGGGCCTGACTATTATGTGGCGACAACCGGCAGCGATACCAACCCGGGAACGAGCAGTGCGCCGTTCAAAACCTTGCAGCATGCTGCGGATGTTGCGGTGGCCGGAAGCACGGTTTATGTCCGTGGAGGCGTGTACCATCAGAAACTCAAAATTACCGGCTCAGGCTCGGCAAAGGCAGGACCGATTACGTTCACCAGCTACAATTCGGAGACTGCGGTTATTGATGGAACAGGACTGTCTGTAAGCGGGGCTGAAGGGATTGTAGACCTGACAGATGCGAATTACATTACCATTCAAGGCTTCGAAATCCGCAATTATACCACAGCCGCCAAGAATGTGATGCCGGCCGGCATATATGTCCACGGCTCCGGCAGTTACATTACGCTTGCTAATAACAAAATTCATGATATTAAGAATACATCCACTCCGGCAGGCAGTGATTTGCAGGGACGGGATGCGCACGGCATCGCCGTATATGGCACCAAGGCGCCTGCTTCGATCAACAATGTCAGAATCAGCGGCAATGAGCTGTACAATCTGGTGCTCGGCTCCAGTGAATCGCTGGTTCTCAACGGCAATGTGGACACCTTCTCCGTGACGAATAATATCATCCATGACAATGACAATATCGGGATTGATATCATTGGCTATGAAGGCACAGCACCAAATCCTTCCTACGATCAGGCGCGCAATGGTCTGGTCAGCGGCAACCGGGTATACAATATTACTTCCAATCACAATCCTTCTTATGGTAAAAAGCTTCCTAACAACAGCAATTCAGCCGGTGGCATCTATGTCGACGGCGGCAAAGACAGTATCATTGAGCGGAACTACAGCTATAACAACGACATCGGCATTGAGATTGCCTCTGAGCATTCCGGCAAATCGACCAGCAACATCACCATCCGCAGCAACATGGTGTACGGCAACCGGCAAACCGGTATTGCCATGGGCGGATATGATAACCAGCGCGGGTCTACGGTCAATTGCACAATCGTCAACAACACGCTTTATAAGAATGACACCATCGGCGCTGGCGCCGGCCAGCTGTACGTGCAGTATGATACCAAAAACAATACGATCAAGAACAATATTTTCGTAGCCGGCTCTACTGATGTGCTAATCTACAACGAATACACGAAGAACTCGGGCAATGTCGTAGAATACAATCTGTACTACGCTCCAGGCGGCAGCTCCGGTGCGAATTGGACATGGAAAAATACCGGCTACACCGGCTTCGCCGCTTATAAATCGGGAACCGGTAATGATGCGCACTCACTGTTTGCCGATCCGAAGTTCGTGAACGTGAGCCTCAGTAATTTCCACTTGCAGACTGCATCTCCGGCGATTGATGCCGGTTCCGCGGATACCGCGGTTATCGGCACACTCGATATTGACGGACAAGCCCGCGTACAGGGAGCTAAGGTGAATATCGGTGCAGACGAATAA
- a CDS encoding LysM peptidoglycan-binding domain-containing protein, giving the protein MFDQSHGLRFDIYERIHLPAELPGIAELEEVELIPDIQVIQREDRAELYGQLLLTGLYRGEDDRTQRLEHAIPVEITVPLTRVSSLDDIGVEIENFDIDLLTMRTVNITGVLSLRGIGSGETQPAWQQEEYTVAYSAEEAGQRQEAPAAKHEHENEALYENSLWTYGEGATDITAHEQVEVNSVESTASPVNPLFPDEAVYTGPAAAAQPPHKDKEPKARTHSFDSPTGYAAAEPTAHPQKADKAPQEPAASHFLTANDLNPAETARILGSTEALEAESGEPEAEIHAVHKEEPQAVAEAVENAANPPAEAAAETLPASENELLTAPDVQPVPEEKPDLKIALGSKKEEKAEEREPLTYSTLLSSSRAHKEQENQHAQEQEPAVPAAVPDAGNDTEWKSRFIGGRGGTELFRKVRLCIVQREETLDTIAEKYQLSARELVMYNRLSGQNVEEGQVLYIP; this is encoded by the coding sequence GTGTTTGACCAGTCCCACGGCTTGCGGTTTGATATTTATGAACGCATTCATCTGCCTGCTGAACTTCCGGGAATCGCTGAGCTGGAAGAGGTTGAGCTGATCCCGGATATTCAGGTAATTCAGCGGGAGGATCGTGCCGAGCTGTACGGTCAGCTGCTGCTTACCGGGCTCTACCGGGGAGAAGATGACCGGACCCAGCGTCTGGAGCATGCGATTCCCGTTGAAATCACAGTTCCGCTGACACGGGTCAGCTCGCTTGATGACATAGGGGTGGAGATCGAGAACTTCGATATTGACCTGCTTACGATGCGGACTGTCAATATCACCGGCGTGCTTTCGCTGCGCGGAATCGGCAGTGGTGAAACCCAGCCGGCCTGGCAGCAGGAGGAGTACACGGTAGCTTATTCTGCTGAAGAGGCAGGGCAGAGACAGGAAGCTCCAGCTGCCAAGCATGAGCATGAGAATGAGGCGCTCTATGAGAATTCACTGTGGACCTACGGTGAAGGAGCAACGGATATCACGGCCCATGAGCAGGTGGAGGTCAACTCTGTGGAATCTACGGCTTCTCCGGTGAATCCGCTGTTTCCGGATGAAGCGGTATACACAGGGCCCGCTGCAGCAGCCCAGCCGCCGCATAAGGACAAGGAACCCAAGGCGCGGACACACAGTTTCGATTCTCCAACCGGCTATGCTGCCGCTGAACCAACCGCACATCCGCAGAAGGCGGATAAGGCCCCCCAGGAACCGGCTGCCAGCCACTTTCTCACAGCAAACGACTTGAACCCTGCGGAAACCGCCCGGATTTTAGGCAGTACGGAAGCGCTGGAGGCGGAGTCCGGTGAGCCGGAAGCGGAAATCCATGCCGTGCATAAGGAAGAGCCGCAAGCTGTTGCGGAGGCTGTGGAGAACGCGGCAAACCCGCCTGCTGAAGCTGCTGCGGAAACCCTGCCAGCCAGTGAGAATGAGCTTTTAACGGCGCCTGATGTCCAGCCGGTGCCCGAAGAGAAGCCTGATCTGAAGATCGCGCTCGGCAGCAAAAAAGAAGAAAAGGCTGAGGAACGGGAGCCTCTCACTTACTCTACACTGCTCAGCTCCAGCAGAGCCCATAAGGAACAAGAGAATCAGCATGCCCAGGAGCAGGAGCCTGCGGTCCCGGCGGCAGTACCGGATGCCGGCAATGATACGGAATGGAAAAGCCGGTTCATCGGAGGCCGCGGCGGTACGGAGCTGTTCCGCAAGGTTCGGCTCTGCATTGTCCAGCGTGAAGAAACGCTGGATACGATTGCTGAGAAATACCAGCTAAGCGCGAGAGAATTAGTCATGTACAACCGCCTCTCCGGACAGAACGTGGAGGAAGGCCAGGTCCTGTACATTCCCTGA
- a CDS encoding glycosyltransferase family 4 protein, producing the protein MNIKGVHVLIGALGILQHSRRDWVCAIAGIGSLTEALQEQVRELGIEDRVFFTGKIDNIPAALTAADIYVQPSLQDTQPFSVTEARLAGIAPIVAGTAGMPEMVQQGVTGFVVPPEDNAALAAQLEQLLGDDELRITGKQARSWAAQNRSLDGMAAGTLMAYHKAVALHQGKRGCISDRSWRKGAVSSRLPDAFHPADVLELMPGDPLALTLREGLPQNYSIPDAQMVIGE; encoded by the coding sequence TTGAATATTAAAGGAGTGCATGTGCTGATAGGCGCTCTGGGAATTCTGCAGCACAGCCGTCGCGACTGGGTATGTGCGATTGCCGGAATTGGCAGTCTTACGGAAGCATTGCAGGAGCAGGTGCGGGAGCTGGGCATTGAGGATCGGGTATTTTTTACCGGCAAAATAGACAATATTCCGGCGGCGCTGACCGCTGCCGACATTTATGTGCAGCCCAGCCTGCAGGATACACAGCCTTTTTCGGTGACGGAGGCCCGGCTTGCCGGAATCGCGCCGATTGTGGCCGGAACGGCAGGAATGCCGGAAATGGTGCAGCAGGGTGTGACGGGATTTGTCGTCCCGCCCGAGGACAACGCAGCTTTGGCGGCGCAGCTTGAACAGCTGCTGGGGGACGATGAGCTGCGGATTACCGGGAAGCAGGCGCGAAGCTGGGCCGCGCAGAACCGTTCGCTGGATGGGATGGCAGCGGGCACACTGATGGCTTATCACAAAGCGGTCGCGCTGCATCAGGGGAAGCGCGGCTGTATCTCAGACAGAAGCTGGCGCAAGGGTGCAGTGTCCTCAAGACTGCCTGATGCCTTTCATCCTGCCGATGTGCTTGAGCTGATGCCGGGAGATCCGCTGGCCCTTACCTTGCGTGAGGGACTTCCACAGAATTATAGCATTCCCGATGCCCAAATGGTTATTGGTGAGTAA
- a CDS encoding glycosyltransferase yields MKILLVTYWGLTNMGGIWTYMKQLADKLNEQGHEVTLKGSRAEDHTLYLLDQGISFDKKVLYNSLLPQFDTSRFPHLYLEHGIFSFELGRYVFESGAAVLGLEKYDVIHAQDPISAYAIRRIMKVRKPLVASFHGALAYESYFEYKGIEPELT; encoded by the coding sequence ATGAAGATACTGCTGGTCACCTACTGGGGACTTACGAATATGGGCGGAATCTGGACGTATATGAAGCAGTTGGCTGACAAGCTGAATGAGCAAGGGCATGAAGTGACGCTGAAGGGTTCCCGTGCGGAAGATCATACGCTCTACCTGCTGGATCAAGGCATTTCCTTTGATAAAAAAGTCCTATACAACTCGCTGCTGCCTCAGTTCGATACCAGCCGGTTTCCGCATCTGTACCTGGAGCATGGGATTTTCAGCTTTGAGCTTGGCCGTTATGTCTTTGAGAGTGGGGCAGCAGTTCTCGGCCTGGAGAAGTATGATGTGATCCATGCGCAGGATCCGATCTCGGCCTATGCCATCCGGCGGATTATGAAGGTGCGGAAGCCGCTGGTGGCAAGCTTTCACGGAGCGCTGGCTTACGAATCCTACTTCGAATATAAGGGGATTGAACCGGAACTTACCTGA
- a CDS encoding GGDEF domain-containing protein, which yields MSKARLFDLFLFVASLAVALGTRHAVVLDSTYLKALIFYWAFSSFYFQLRIVTRSGNSTIDYAISYTSSFGIFAGPLGTFWFEVLYRFTVFFYKKKTKTSDPGELLDTFYNIGSFTLGGSAGYYLYTSLYPYAAQLPLGYWLLFLLVVCVTTLLSSGFLTITCALSGDITTRKEAMNMLLRSRNLLDFSKVALSNALLLRLLQMGKWEMLIALFLLNYIVSISFYSKSQSAQDKFERDKFEQMAYRDFLTGTFNRAHMDKMMQELNHSGEHIGIVVADIDRFKKINDTYNHAVGDRVITHFAHTLQAHMQDEDILFRSGGEEFTMFLRHKSFLDCRVQIQGILDTIAGHSVTAEYEDQTIDVEYTASFGLYYYQAAPGQKTSMEKAYVYADQLLLESKKLGRNRLTSTNELEA from the coding sequence ATGTCCAAAGCAAGGCTATTTGACCTATTTCTGTTTGTTGCCTCCCTGGCTGTAGCCTTAGGCACGAGGCACGCTGTGGTGCTGGACTCTACTTATCTCAAAGCTCTGATTTTCTACTGGGCTTTCTCCAGTTTTTATTTTCAATTGCGTATTGTCACCCGAAGCGGCAACTCCACGATAGATTATGCGATCAGCTATACTTCATCTTTTGGTATATTTGCAGGACCTCTGGGCACTTTTTGGTTCGAGGTGCTCTACCGGTTTACTGTGTTTTTCTATAAAAAGAAAACAAAAACATCGGACCCCGGAGAGTTATTGGATACTTTTTACAATATTGGTTCCTTTACGTTAGGCGGTTCTGCCGGGTATTACCTGTACACCTCGCTCTATCCTTATGCCGCACAGCTTCCGCTGGGCTACTGGCTGCTGTTTCTCCTTGTAGTCTGTGTGACGACGCTCCTGTCATCGGGTTTTCTGACGATTACCTGTGCCCTGTCCGGTGATATTACCACCCGCAAAGAGGCCATGAACATGCTCCTGCGCAGCAGAAATCTGCTGGATTTCAGTAAGGTGGCCCTGTCCAATGCCCTGCTCCTGCGCCTGCTGCAGATGGGAAAATGGGAAATGCTGATCGCGCTCTTCCTGCTGAATTACATCGTCAGCATCTCCTTTTATTCTAAATCGCAAAGCGCCCAGGATAAATTTGAACGGGACAAGTTCGAGCAGATGGCCTACCGTGATTTTTTGACCGGAACCTTCAACCGCGCCCACATGGACAAAATGATGCAGGAGCTGAATCACAGCGGGGAGCACATCGGCATCGTCGTAGCGGACATCGACCGCTTCAAAAAAATCAACGATACCTATAACCACGCCGTCGGCGACCGGGTAATCACCCATTTTGCCCATACGCTGCAGGCACATATGCAGGATGAGGATATTTTGTTCCGCAGCGGCGGCGAGGAATTCACCATGTTCCTGAGGCACAAATCCTTTTTAGACTGCCGTGTACAGATCCAGGGAATCCTGGACACCATTGCCGGGCACAGTGTCACCGCCGAGTATGAGGATCAAACGATTGATGTTGAATATACGGCTTCTTTTGGACTCTATTATTACCAAGCGGCCCCCGGACAGAAGACCTCTATGGAAAAAGCATATGTCTACGCCGACCAGCTGCTGCTGGAATCCAAAAAACTCGGCCGCAACCGGCTTACGTCCACAAATGAGCTGGAAGCATAG
- the ltrA gene encoding group II intron reverse transcriptase/maturase yields the protein MDTKLSRIAEVARNRPKERMTSLVHLLDKQRLWDCHLEMQGDKAAGVDGVTKAEYERELESNLEDLLSRMKRQAYKPKPSRRTYIPKENGNKRPLGIPSYEDKLVQKAMSQILNAIYEEKFLPCSYGFRPGRSQHQALQALDRLIMKQGVRYIVDVDIRGFFNYVDHEWLRQFLEHDIADPNFLRLIGRFLKGGVMEEGFYQETEEGTPQGGNLSPLLGNVYLHYVLDLWFEIEIKGKRCRGKAGMVRFADDFVCGFEREEEAKAFYEALEERMGKFNLTIAEEKTKLIRFGYGAEVDCKRAGLTKPATFDFLGFRHIWGRGKSGKYRLLRKTSPKKFRLRVKEITQWARQNRHQPEGMFVDSVRRKLRGHYQYYGVSDNWHGISRYYSLVLNAIWKWRNRRSQKRTFTLEKFKAFLARNPLPKPRITVNLYATVNGNLKSRMP from the coding sequence ATGGATACGAAACTATCCAGAATAGCAGAAGTAGCAAGAAACCGACCGAAAGAGCGGATGACATCACTGGTCCATCTGTTAGATAAACAGAGGCTATGGGATTGTCATCTGGAGATGCAAGGAGATAAAGCGGCAGGAGTGGACGGTGTAACGAAAGCCGAATACGAAAGAGAGCTGGAGTCCAATCTGGAAGACCTCCTCTCGCGTATGAAGCGGCAGGCGTACAAACCGAAACCATCAAGGCGGACGTACATTCCGAAGGAAAACGGCAACAAACGCCCGCTCGGCATTCCCTCCTACGAAGACAAGCTCGTCCAGAAAGCCATGAGCCAGATATTGAACGCGATTTATGAAGAGAAGTTCTTACCCTGCTCCTACGGGTTTCGACCCGGAAGAAGCCAACACCAAGCCTTGCAGGCACTAGATCGACTTATCATGAAACAAGGCGTGCGCTACATTGTGGATGTAGACATTAGGGGATTCTTCAACTATGTCGATCATGAATGGCTTAGACAATTTCTGGAACATGACATCGCAGACCCAAACTTCTTGCGACTCATCGGGCGCTTCTTGAAAGGTGGCGTAATGGAAGAAGGGTTCTACCAAGAAACAGAGGAAGGCACGCCACAGGGTGGCAATCTGTCTCCCCTACTTGGGAATGTGTACCTCCACTATGTGTTAGACCTGTGGTTCGAGATCGAAATCAAGGGGAAGCGATGCCGGGGAAAAGCAGGGATGGTGAGGTTTGCTGATGATTTTGTGTGTGGCTTTGAGCGGGAAGAAGAGGCGAAGGCGTTCTACGAGGCACTGGAGGAGCGAATGGGAAAGTTCAATCTGACGATTGCGGAAGAGAAAACGAAGCTGATCCGTTTCGGATATGGTGCGGAAGTGGACTGTAAACGAGCCGGGTTGACCAAGCCGGCGACCTTCGACTTCCTGGGGTTCCGCCACATCTGGGGTAGAGGGAAAAGCGGAAAGTACCGACTCCTACGCAAAACAAGTCCAAAGAAGTTTCGACTGCGGGTAAAGGAGATTACGCAGTGGGCTCGTCAGAACCGACACCAGCCAGAGGGGATGTTCGTGGACAGCGTACGGAGGAAACTAAGAGGTCATTACCAATACTATGGCGTGTCAGACAACTGGCACGGGATCTCCCGCTACTACAGTCTGGTGTTAAATGCGATATGGAAATGGCGTAACCGACGGAGTCAGAAACGAACATTCACGCTGGAGAAGTTCAAAGCCTTCCTCGCACGAAATCCGCTGCCAAAGCCTCGCATCACGGTCAACTTGTATGCAACTGTGAATGGTAACTTGAAGAGCCGTATGCCTTAA
- a CDS encoding neutral zinc metallopeptidase, with the protein MKWQGRRGSSNVEDRRGMGGGGKLVGGGISGIIIVVIVTLLSGGNIGDILGGITSGGTQSSAPYEQTAQEKELADFVSVVLADTEDVWSEVFQEEGMTYQDPTLVLYTGSVDSACGTATSAVGPFYCPGDAKLYIDLSFYDELQQRFQAPGDFAMAYVVAHEVGHHVQTLLGTTKKLDSLRQSLSETEYNKYQVRFELQADYLAGVWAKHAQGMNLLEEGDLEEALTAASAVGDDTIQKQAQGYTVPDSFTHGTSEQRKRWFYKGFNSGTIEGGDTFNAAEL; encoded by the coding sequence ATGAAATGGCAGGGAAGAAGAGGCAGCTCGAATGTGGAGGACCGCCGGGGCATGGGCGGCGGCGGGAAGCTGGTTGGCGGCGGAATAAGCGGAATCATTATTGTGGTGATTGTTACGCTGCTGAGCGGCGGAAATATCGGAGATATTCTTGGGGGCATCACATCCGGCGGGACCCAGTCTTCGGCCCCATACGAACAGACGGCACAGGAGAAGGAACTGGCCGACTTTGTATCCGTCGTACTGGCGGATACGGAGGATGTGTGGTCTGAGGTTTTTCAGGAAGAGGGGATGACTTATCAGGACCCGACGCTTGTGCTCTATACCGGCAGTGTGGATTCGGCTTGCGGGACGGCGACGTCGGCGGTGGGGCCGTTTTATTGTCCGGGTGATGCCAAGCTGTACATCGATCTCAGCTTCTATGACGAGCTGCAGCAGCGCTTCCAGGCTCCGGGAGATTTCGCCATGGCCTATGTCGTTGCCCATGAGGTAGGGCATCACGTACAGACGCTGCTCGGCACCACAAAGAAACTGGATTCGCTCCGCCAGAGCCTGAGCGAAACTGAATACAACAAATACCAAGTACGCTTTGAGCTTCAGGCTGATTATCTGGCCGGGGTCTGGGCCAAACACGCTCAGGGGATGAATCTGCTGGAGGAGGGCGATCTGGAAGAGGCGCTGACGGCTGCGAGTGCGGTCGGCGACGATACAATCCAGAAACAGGCGCAAGGATACACGGTGCCGGACAGCTTCACCCATGGCACATCGGAGCAGCGTAAGCGCTGGTTCTACAAAGGCTTCAATTCCGGCACCATTGAAGGCGGAGATACCTTTAACGCAGCTGAACTTTAG
- a CDS encoding RluA family pseudouridine synthase, with the protein MTGGGPWTRRGEWLEVMPGRVITAAGEPEAAIDKWLLATVGMPVKLHERLRREGGIQWKGDRLRLALFPYREAGIEPAWQELEVLFEDDFCLVVHKPAGMAVHPDGSGTEVTLDHVVAAHYAVSGGGIAVRHIHRLDKDTTGPVLYAKNEYAQLALDEDMRAKAVSRLYAAIVEGIVPPELKLIDAPIGRDRHHAARRRVSPGGQAAVTRIMGREVLRSGTVLKVQLETGRTHQIRVHLSHLGHPLYGDALYGGPPWSAAGQRSHSGGPTISESAWSTGLGRLDRESPGRTGGGTGNSPARSGTGPAGSRGSDRQALHGELLAFSHPWTREQLEIADPWPEDMLRLRMQLGEAPQA; encoded by the coding sequence GTGACCGGAGGCGGGCCCTGGACCCGCCGTGGGGAATGGCTGGAGGTTATGCCGGGCCGGGTGATTACCGCCGCCGGTGAGCCGGAAGCGGCCATTGACAAGTGGCTGCTGGCTACCGTAGGCATGCCTGTCAAACTCCATGAGCGCCTGCGCCGTGAAGGCGGTATCCAGTGGAAGGGAGACCGCCTGCGGCTGGCACTGTTCCCTTATCGTGAGGCGGGCATTGAGCCGGCATGGCAGGAGCTTGAGGTGCTGTTCGAGGATGATTTCTGCCTCGTTGTCCATAAGCCTGCGGGCATGGCGGTGCATCCGGATGGGAGCGGGACTGAGGTTACGCTGGATCATGTAGTTGCCGCCCATTATGCGGTTTCCGGCGGCGGGATCGCGGTGCGCCATATCCACCGTCTGGACAAGGACACGACAGGTCCGGTGCTGTACGCGAAGAATGAGTATGCGCAGCTTGCACTCGACGAAGATATGCGTGCCAAAGCCGTCTCACGGCTGTATGCCGCAATCGTGGAAGGCATCGTGCCGCCCGAGCTGAAGCTGATCGATGCTCCCATAGGCCGCGACCGCCATCATGCGGCACGCCGGCGGGTCTCGCCGGGCGGACAGGCTGCGGTGACGCGGATAATGGGCCGCGAGGTTCTTCGAAGCGGCACTGTGCTGAAGGTGCAGCTGGAGACCGGGCGGACGCACCAGATCCGCGTTCACCTCAGCCACCTGGGCCATCCGCTGTATGGGGACGCTTTATACGGCGGCCCGCCGTGGAGTGCTGCGGGCCAGCGTTCTCATTCCGGCGGCCCCACGATTAGTGAGTCCGCCTGGAGTACGGGCTTAGGACGCTTGGATCGGGAGAGCCCCGGCAGAACCGGGGGCGGGACCGGGAACAGTCCTGCCCGGTCCGGTACCGGTCCTGCCGGTTCCAGAGGTTCAGACCGCCAGGCATTGCATGGCGAGCTGCTGGCGTTCAGCCATCCATGGACCAGGGAACAGCTTGAAATAGCTGATCCATGGCCGGAGGATATGCTGCGTTTACGGATGCAGCTGGGTGAAGCGCCGCAGGCGTAA
- the hemB gene encoding porphobilinogen synthase has product MGFPITRHRRLRGTAGIRGMVRETILNTLDFIQPIFVTYGTGVKNEISSMPGVYHFSLDTLKAEVDEIAALGIPAVLLFGIPETKDAVGSSAFAEDGIVQEATRLIKKWYPELLVVADTCLCEFTDHGHCGMVHTHTVDGVVHGDVINDASLDLLTRTAVSQARAGADIIAPSNMMDGFVHAIRAGLDENGFEHVPIMSYSVKYASAFYGPFREAADSAPQFGNRKTYQMDPANLREAIREADSDVLEGADMLMVKPALAYLDVIRTIRDQFDLPLVAYNVSGEYSMVKAAALQGWIDEKAVVLEMLTGMKRAGADIIITYFAKDAARWLRG; this is encoded by the coding sequence ATGGGTTTTCCAATTACAAGACACCGCCGTTTGCGCGGGACAGCCGGAATCCGCGGCATGGTGCGGGAGACAATCCTGAATACGCTGGATTTCATCCAGCCGATATTTGTGACTTATGGAACAGGTGTGAAAAATGAAATCAGCTCCATGCCGGGGGTATACCATTTTTCGCTGGATACGCTGAAGGCGGAGGTAGACGAAATCGCAGCGCTGGGCATTCCGGCTGTACTGCTGTTCGGAATTCCTGAAACCAAGGATGCGGTTGGCTCCTCTGCCTTCGCTGAGGATGGCATCGTGCAGGAAGCCACTCGTTTGATCAAAAAATGGTACCCCGAGCTGCTCGTGGTTGCGGACACCTGTCTGTGTGAATTTACGGATCACGGCCATTGCGGGATGGTTCATACCCATACGGTGGATGGTGTCGTGCACGGCGATGTGATCAATGATGCTTCGCTGGACCTGCTGACCCGCACGGCGGTGTCACAGGCCCGGGCGGGAGCCGATATTATCGCGCCATCAAATATGATGGACGGGTTCGTGCATGCGATCCGCGCCGGATTGGATGAGAACGGTTTTGAGCATGTGCCGATCATGTCGTATTCGGTAAAATATGCATCGGCCTTCTACGGCCCGTTCCGTGAAGCCGCCGACTCCGCACCGCAGTTCGGAAACCGCAAGACCTACCAGATGGACCCCGCCAACCTGCGCGAAGCCATCCGTGAAGCGGATTCCGATGTGCTGGAAGGTGCAGATATGCTAATGGTAAAACCGGCGCTGGCGTATCTGGATGTCATCCGTACGATCCGCGACCAATTTGATCTGCCGCTGGTTGCCTATAATGTGAGCGGGGAGTATTCGATGGTCAAGGCCGCAGCCCTGCAAGGCTGGATCGACGAAAAAGCTGTCGTTCTGGAGATGCTGACCGGGATGAAGCGCGCTGGTGCGGATATTATTATTACCTATTTTGCCAAGGATGCAGCCCGCTGGCTGCGCGGATAA